The Myxococcus guangdongensis genome contains a region encoding:
- a CDS encoding vWA domain-containing protein — MSTNPNTQLLPESQRGPAEKLLDLVLSGSAHLWHNRPGLDVGGTWVAAAHATPAQRTVGKPVKPGLFVPAAVKLYRQLLDIHQLNSELMAHFASYALTQTDWRDLKVATCALMLVQQHAGQPVRGDDGQVAFHDDDYRSIGEAMVLHYERKSTRMLTPKAVLRVAELLELPDIASLNRAAGFGDPASRKPPMGRWKRVASRWLAARESNLSMLQGLMKAGYKETLKKLARKAGYKPLTQGFFEVLGWKQKQAEGGHRTVGLSGLTLVKRERFDGLSEAEICEWIDSERLSYKEVVGRLPKDVGMTPAIMVALLPSLSDRDLRLMTPTLEELGLLAEPTVRARWEKAVQTATDQRALNIAKNVRSEVLRQKLEEASDNAARQAVAEATAETDVRVMFLIDKSGSMDGAIENSKEALARILAGFPMEKLHIAAFDTMGTVLRPKASNRTAVQHMLAGLKASGGTTHAAGVHALHRDGMRVPEGAKLVVIVVGDEAGEAGDQFARAFRDVGFPVAAMALLVSVAGGRGNTVRTCASQLRVPFSEVNVDQFADPYQVPRVLKALLDAPTMPGASQSGWVERVMRTPLLKVA; from the coding sequence ATGTCGACGAACCCGAACACGCAGCTGTTGCCCGAGTCCCAGCGAGGCCCCGCCGAGAAGCTCCTGGACCTGGTGCTCAGCGGCTCGGCCCACCTGTGGCACAACCGTCCTGGCCTGGACGTGGGTGGAACCTGGGTGGCCGCGGCGCACGCCACGCCGGCGCAGCGCACGGTGGGCAAGCCCGTCAAGCCGGGCCTCTTCGTGCCCGCGGCGGTGAAGCTCTACCGACAGCTGCTCGACATCCACCAGCTCAACTCGGAGCTGATGGCTCACTTCGCGTCGTACGCGCTGACGCAGACGGACTGGCGTGACCTGAAGGTGGCCACGTGCGCGCTCATGCTGGTGCAGCAGCACGCGGGCCAGCCGGTGCGCGGTGACGACGGCCAGGTGGCGTTCCACGACGACGACTACCGCTCCATCGGCGAGGCCATGGTGCTGCACTACGAGCGCAAGTCCACGCGGATGCTCACGCCCAAGGCGGTGCTGCGGGTGGCGGAGCTGCTCGAGCTGCCGGACATCGCCAGCCTCAACCGCGCGGCGGGCTTCGGGGACCCGGCGTCGCGCAAGCCGCCCATGGGCCGCTGGAAGCGCGTGGCGTCCAGGTGGCTGGCCGCGCGGGAGTCCAACCTGTCGATGCTCCAGGGCCTGATGAAGGCCGGCTACAAGGAGACGTTGAAGAAGCTGGCGCGCAAGGCGGGCTACAAGCCGCTCACGCAGGGCTTCTTCGAGGTGCTCGGCTGGAAGCAGAAGCAGGCCGAGGGCGGGCACCGCACGGTGGGCCTGAGCGGGCTGACGTTGGTCAAGCGCGAGCGCTTCGACGGGCTGTCCGAGGCGGAGATCTGCGAGTGGATTGATTCCGAGCGGCTCTCCTACAAGGAGGTCGTGGGCCGGCTGCCGAAGGACGTGGGGATGACGCCGGCCATCATGGTGGCGCTGTTGCCCTCGCTGTCGGACCGCGACCTGCGGCTGATGACGCCCACGTTGGAGGAGCTGGGGCTGCTCGCGGAGCCCACGGTGCGCGCGCGCTGGGAGAAGGCCGTGCAGACGGCGACGGACCAGCGGGCGCTCAACATCGCGAAGAACGTGCGCAGCGAGGTGCTGCGCCAGAAGCTGGAGGAGGCGAGCGACAACGCGGCACGACAGGCGGTGGCGGAGGCGACGGCGGAGACCGACGTGCGGGTGATGTTCCTCATCGACAAGTCGGGCTCCATGGACGGGGCCATCGAGAACTCGAAGGAGGCGCTCGCGCGCATCCTCGCGGGCTTCCCGATGGAGAAGCTGCACATCGCGGCGTTCGACACGATGGGCACCGTGCTGCGTCCCAAGGCCTCCAACCGCACGGCGGTGCAGCACATGCTCGCGGGGCTGAAGGCCTCGGGTGGCACGACGCACGCGGCCGGCGTGCACGCGCTGCACCGGGACGGGATGAGGGTGCCGGAGGGGGCGAAGCTGGTGGTCATCGTGGTGGGCGACGAGGCGGGCGAGGCGGGCGACCAGTTCGCCCGGGCGTTCCGTGACGTCGGCTTCCCGGTGGCGGCGATGGCGCTGTTGGTGAGCGTGGCGGGTGGCCGTGGCAACACGGTGCGCACGTGCGCGAGCCAGCTGCGGGTGCCCTTCAGCGAGGTGAACGTGGACCAGTTCGCGGACCCCTACCAGGTCCCCCGGGTGCTCAAGGCGCTGCTGGACGCGCCGACGATGCCCGGTGCCAGCCAGTCCGGCTGGGTCGAGCGGGTGATGCGCACGCCGCTGTTGAAGGTGGCGTGA
- a CDS encoding Mov34/MPN/PAD-1 family protein, with amino-acid sequence MSTHEVCLLIGQDEEVLWCEASESPVLLPDSRARWEAIWYWREELVEVAHSHPEGPLGFSEEDETTMTALTEALGRAPRFSVVAPGGMVARVEGRDVWVSEEPWWTGPLREISGMQYTPMARA; translated from the coding sequence ATGTCGACGCATGAGGTGTGTCTGCTCATCGGACAGGACGAGGAGGTGCTGTGGTGCGAGGCCTCCGAGAGTCCCGTCCTGCTGCCCGACTCCCGCGCGCGCTGGGAGGCCATCTGGTACTGGCGTGAGGAGCTGGTGGAGGTGGCGCACAGCCACCCCGAGGGTCCGCTCGGCTTCTCCGAGGAGGACGAGACGACGATGACCGCGTTGACCGAGGCGCTCGGACGCGCGCCCCGCTTCTCCGTCGTGGCGCCCGGCGGCATGGTGGCCCGCGTGGAGGGCCGCGACGTCTGGGTCTCCGAGGAGCCCTGGTGGACTGGCCCCCTGCGCGAAATCTCCGGCATGCAGTACACGCCGATGGCGCGGGCCTGA
- a CDS encoding RNA polymerase sigma factor: MFEQLTDDELFAEVVRRRATGEPIGGPLGALVQRWSRPARYVISKIQASYGRGSPADGDELYQDAVGKFLDRGLDQFRGISQQMPGRSASPKTFFLRIVKHVAIDFYRRHREELAAPPSDPDDAMEEPPSERARAVEMGRRTEERADAQELYWAAFARLQQEHPKEASAWELYHHEDVEDHEECARRLNITVVNSYKRVSRAQAYLKLYLLDLQRESPRGEEA; encoded by the coding sequence GTGTTCGAGCAGCTCACGGATGACGAATTGTTCGCGGAGGTGGTCCGCCGCCGCGCCACGGGCGAGCCCATTGGGGGCCCGCTCGGAGCGTTGGTTCAGCGGTGGAGCCGGCCTGCCCGGTACGTCATCAGCAAGATTCAGGCGAGCTACGGCCGCGGTTCCCCAGCGGACGGCGACGAGCTCTATCAGGACGCGGTCGGCAAGTTCCTCGACCGCGGGCTGGACCAGTTCCGTGGCATCTCCCAGCAGATGCCGGGCCGGAGTGCGTCTCCCAAGACGTTCTTCCTGCGCATCGTCAAGCACGTGGCCATCGACTTCTACCGGAGGCACCGCGAGGAGCTCGCGGCGCCTCCGTCGGACCCTGATGACGCCATGGAGGAGCCGCCTTCCGAGCGGGCTCGTGCTGTGGAGATGGGCCGGAGGACGGAGGAGCGCGCGGACGCCCAGGAGCTGTACTGGGCCGCGTTCGCACGGCTCCAGCAGGAGCACCCCAAGGAGGCCTCGGCATGGGAGCTGTATCACCACGAGGACGTGGAGGATCACGAGGAATGCGCGCGTCGGCTGAACATCACCGTGGTCAACTCCTACAAGCGCGTCAGTCGCGCGCAGGCCTACTTGAAGCTCTACCTGCTGGATCTCCAGCGCGAGTCGCCACGAGGGGAGGAAGCGTGA
- a CDS encoding GMC family oxidoreductase N-terminal domain-containing protein translates to MRRLSSRCSELASHHPVVVVGSGYGGAITASRLARAGRQVCVLERGRELQPGDYPRTEADFAQELQVHMEAESNVDLGRATALFELHRGGDVAVVSGCGLGGTSLINAGVTLRPDPRVLQDSRWPEAFRQDVPGLLEDGFTWAERMLRPTPYPESSPRLASLSAMERAARRMGGTFKRPPLAVSFEEQVNDAGVRQGACTLCGDCLTGCNQGAKSSVLMNYLPDAHRHGAKVFTEVSVRYLARDGNRWRIYYRPMNTGRERFEAPDLWLTADLVVLAAGTMGTAEILMRSRALGLPLSKQLGQRFSANGDVMAFGYNTDVPVNGVGHGVNPPEGREPVGPTISGIIDARATARQEDGMVIENGAMPGAFGKPMLALLSAAAAVGGEDMDSGLKDKLEELARVADSAVRGPYHGAMRNTQTFLVMSHDAGAGELRMEGDRVRVHWPDVGTQPELARVDQRLREATAALGGTFVRNPLWNRLTGHEVLCTHPLGGCVMAEHAGAGVVDHEGRVFSGHEGSEVHEGLYVSDGSVIPRSLGTNPLFTISAVAERSVALLARRRDWHIDYTPALESPNADARTPVGVRFSETMYGHVSGAVHEHEFVAGDPKREDATRLRFVVTVETRDLERTLEDRLHPLSLSGMVEALALSPRPLVVEGGELHLMTQEGARPGGRRMRYLLPLVAESGERFFLDGYKDVYDDAGFDLWADTTRLLVSVYRGTDTSGPCVARGVLSLDPADFAKQLSTLRVLGARDAAGHWQALLRFGRFFFGALYDTYVKKAA, encoded by the coding sequence ATGCGGAGGTTGTCATCCCGGTGCAGTGAGCTGGCGTCGCATCACCCCGTCGTCGTGGTGGGGTCGGGGTATGGCGGCGCCATCACCGCCAGCCGACTCGCCCGGGCGGGGCGCCAGGTGTGTGTGCTGGAGCGGGGCCGCGAGCTGCAGCCGGGGGACTACCCGCGCACGGAGGCGGACTTCGCTCAGGAGCTCCAGGTCCACATGGAGGCGGAGAGCAACGTCGACCTGGGGCGCGCCACGGCCTTGTTCGAATTGCACCGGGGCGGCGACGTGGCCGTGGTGTCGGGGTGTGGACTGGGCGGCACGTCCCTCATCAACGCCGGTGTGACGCTGCGGCCGGACCCGCGCGTGCTCCAGGATTCACGCTGGCCGGAGGCGTTCCGTCAGGACGTGCCCGGGCTCCTGGAGGATGGGTTCACCTGGGCCGAGCGCATGCTGCGGCCCACGCCCTATCCGGAGTCCTCGCCGCGCCTGGCCTCGCTGTCGGCCATGGAGCGCGCGGCCCGGCGCATGGGCGGCACCTTCAAGCGTCCGCCCCTGGCGGTCTCCTTCGAGGAGCAGGTGAACGACGCGGGCGTGAGGCAGGGCGCGTGCACGCTGTGCGGCGACTGCCTCACCGGCTGCAACCAGGGCGCGAAGAGCTCCGTGCTGATGAACTACCTGCCGGACGCGCATCGCCACGGCGCGAAGGTCTTCACCGAGGTGTCCGTGCGCTACCTGGCGCGCGATGGGAATCGCTGGCGCATCTACTACCGGCCGATGAACACCGGGCGCGAGCGCTTCGAGGCGCCGGACCTGTGGCTGACGGCGGACCTGGTGGTGCTGGCGGCGGGCACCATGGGCACGGCGGAAATCCTGATGCGCTCGCGCGCACTGGGGCTTCCGCTGTCGAAGCAGCTGGGCCAGCGCTTCAGCGCCAACGGGGACGTGATGGCCTTTGGCTACAACACGGACGTGCCCGTCAACGGCGTGGGCCACGGCGTGAATCCGCCAGAGGGCCGCGAGCCGGTGGGCCCCACCATCAGCGGCATCATCGACGCGCGCGCGACGGCCCGGCAGGAGGACGGCATGGTCATCGAGAACGGGGCCATGCCTGGCGCGTTCGGCAAGCCGATGCTGGCGCTGCTCTCCGCCGCGGCCGCGGTGGGCGGCGAGGACATGGACTCGGGGCTGAAGGACAAGCTGGAGGAGCTGGCCCGGGTGGCGGACAGCGCGGTGCGTGGCCCGTACCACGGGGCCATGCGCAACACGCAGACCTTCCTCGTGATGTCCCACGACGCGGGAGCGGGGGAGCTGCGCATGGAGGGGGACCGGGTGCGGGTGCACTGGCCGGACGTGGGCACACAGCCGGAGCTCGCGCGTGTGGACCAGCGGCTGCGCGAGGCCACGGCGGCCCTGGGTGGCACCTTCGTGCGCAACCCGCTGTGGAACCGGCTCACCGGACACGAGGTGCTGTGCACCCATCCGCTCGGTGGCTGCGTCATGGCGGAGCATGCGGGCGCGGGCGTCGTGGACCATGAGGGGCGCGTGTTCTCCGGTCATGAGGGGAGCGAGGTCCACGAGGGGCTCTATGTCAGCGACGGCTCGGTGATTCCGAGGTCGCTTGGGACCAACCCGCTGTTCACCATCTCCGCGGTGGCCGAGCGCTCCGTCGCGCTGCTGGCGCGTCGACGCGACTGGCACATCGACTACACGCCCGCGTTGGAGTCCCCCAATGCGGACGCGCGGACTCCGGTGGGCGTGCGCTTCTCCGAGACGATGTACGGGCACGTCTCCGGCGCGGTGCACGAGCACGAGTTCGTCGCGGGAGACCCGAAGCGGGAGGACGCCACGCGGCTGCGCTTCGTCGTCACGGTGGAGACGCGGGACCTGGAGCGCACGCTCGAGGACCGACTGCACCCGCTGTCACTCTCCGGCATGGTGGAGGCCCTGGCGTTGTCACCTCGGCCGCTCGTCGTGGAGGGTGGCGAGCTGCACCTGATGACCCAGGAGGGCGCGCGTCCTGGCGGGCGGCGGATGCGCTACCTGCTGCCGCTCGTCGCCGAGTCAGGCGAGCGCTTCTTCCTCGATGGGTACAAGGACGTCTACGACGATGCGGGGTTCGACCTGTGGGCCGACACCACGCGGCTGCTCGTGTCGGTGTACCGGGGAACGGACACCTCGGGCCCCTGTGTCGCGCGCGGGGTGCTGTCGCTGGACCCGGCGGATTTCGCGAAGCAGCTCTCCACCTTGCGCGTGCTCGGCGCGCGGGACGCAGCGGGGCACTGGCAGGCGCTGCTGCGCTTCGGCCGCTTCTTCTTCGGCGCCCTCTACGACACCTACGTGAAGAAGGCCGCGTAG
- a CDS encoding S8 family peptidase, with the protein MAGLASLGGCSSSRPSCKDATATAALLAPPQEKFVEVSKRVPGEYVVVLKGPEASLEPLAVAQLTQGLTTKYGGAAFSVYEHALRGFATRMTEEQARALSQDPAVAFVQENGVVSIRESQPKPTWGIDRVDQRHLPLDKLYMYNATGLGVHVYILDTGVRFSHKEFGGRASVGFDAIGDSMKGNDCHGHGTHVAGTAAGSSYGLARNATIHSVRVLGCDGSGTTAGVIAGVDWVTKNHKSPAVANMSLGTDTDPALDEAVRRSIASGVVYVLAAGNESGDACKHSPARAPEGITVAATDTSDKRAHFSNYGDCVDVFAPGNKITSAWHYGDFQTRILSGTSMAAPHVTGVAALWLELNPQATPDAVASALFENATTGEVRSAGECTPNRMAYSGFIGAVPLNPTVSNPPGPSPTTVSGEGAK; encoded by the coding sequence ATGGCTGGACTGGCATCGTTGGGAGGCTGTTCGAGCAGCCGGCCCAGCTGCAAGGACGCGACGGCCACCGCCGCGCTCCTCGCGCCACCCCAGGAGAAGTTCGTCGAGGTGAGCAAGAGGGTGCCGGGCGAGTACGTGGTGGTGCTCAAGGGGCCCGAGGCCAGCCTGGAGCCGCTCGCCGTGGCCCAGCTCACCCAGGGCCTCACCACGAAGTACGGAGGCGCCGCGTTCTCCGTGTACGAGCACGCGCTGCGCGGCTTCGCCACGCGGATGACGGAGGAGCAGGCCCGCGCGCTGTCCCAGGACCCCGCCGTGGCCTTCGTCCAGGAGAACGGCGTGGTGTCCATCCGCGAGAGCCAACCCAAGCCCACGTGGGGCATCGACCGGGTGGACCAACGCCACCTCCCGCTCGACAAGCTCTACATGTACAACGCCACCGGGCTGGGCGTGCACGTGTACATCCTGGACACGGGCGTGCGCTTCTCCCACAAGGAGTTCGGCGGCCGGGCCTCCGTCGGCTTCGACGCCATCGGCGACAGCATGAAGGGCAATGACTGTCATGGCCATGGCACGCACGTGGCGGGCACCGCAGCGGGCAGCTCCTACGGGCTGGCGAGGAACGCCACCATCCACTCGGTCCGGGTGCTCGGCTGTGACGGCAGCGGCACCACGGCGGGCGTCATCGCGGGCGTGGACTGGGTGACGAAGAACCACAAGTCACCCGCCGTGGCCAACATGAGCCTGGGCACCGACACGGACCCGGCGCTCGACGAGGCGGTGCGCCGCTCCATCGCCTCGGGCGTCGTCTATGTGCTCGCCGCTGGCAACGAGTCGGGGGACGCGTGCAAGCACTCCCCCGCCCGCGCTCCGGAGGGCATCACCGTGGCCGCCACGGACACGAGCGACAAGCGCGCCCACTTCTCCAACTACGGCGACTGCGTGGACGTCTTCGCGCCCGGCAACAAGATCACCTCCGCCTGGCACTACGGTGACTTCCAGACGCGCATCCTGAGCGGCACCTCCATGGCCGCGCCGCACGTGACGGGCGTGGCCGCGCTCTGGCTGGAGCTCAACCCCCAGGCCACCCCCGACGCCGTCGCCAGCGCGCTGTTCGAGAACGCCACCACGGGCGAGGTGCGCAGCGCGGGTGAGTGCACGCCCAACCGCATGGCGTACTCGGGCTTCATCGGCGCCGTGCCGCTCAACCCCACGGTGAGCAACCCGCCCGGGCCCTCGCCGACGACGGTGAGCGGCGAAGGCGCCAAGTAG
- a CDS encoding DUF2267 domain-containing protein, translating to MADKREREGQESSSADGSSERGGLPIEVRRARRKEAHASQHYAAFLKHLCERGGMSPSVAEQAAVSVLCAVEQRITQGETQDLEAQLPNKLTLLLHRCERHEDELPKGFGREELLARVGEDLALNPEAVEPVVRAVLNSVRAQISEGEAEDVMDQLPEDLRELWRRPS from the coding sequence ATGGCGGACAAGCGGGAGCGCGAAGGGCAGGAGTCTTCTTCAGCGGACGGCTCGAGCGAGCGAGGCGGCCTGCCCATCGAGGTCCGCCGCGCCCGTCGGAAGGAAGCGCACGCGAGCCAGCACTACGCGGCCTTCCTCAAGCACCTGTGCGAGCGGGGCGGCATGTCTCCCTCGGTGGCCGAGCAGGCCGCGGTGTCCGTGCTCTGCGCGGTGGAGCAGCGCATCACCCAGGGCGAGACGCAGGACCTGGAGGCGCAGCTCCCCAACAAGCTGACGCTGCTGCTGCACCGCTGCGAGCGTCACGAGGATGAGCTGCCCAAGGGCTTCGGCCGCGAGGAGCTGCTCGCGCGCGTGGGTGAGGACCTGGCCCTCAACCCGGAGGCGGTGGAGCCCGTGGTCCGCGCGGTGCTCAACTCCGTGCGGGCGCAGATTTCCGAGGGCGAGGCCGAGGACGTCATGGACCAGCTCCCCGAGGACCTGCGGGAGCTGTGGCGCCGTCCGAGCTGA
- the nfi gene encoding deoxyribonuclease V (cleaves DNA at apurinic or apyrimidinic sites), producing MELSAPMHRWDVTPTEAVALQRELRERVVLQPPPGLKVERVAGADVSTEKGRDTGFGGIVVLDAGTLVPVAQAGSAVTLGFPYVPGLLSFRELPVVAVAWERLSMRPDVLIFDGHGIAHPRRLGIASHGGLLFGIPSIGCAKSLLVGTHGKLGDARGSTSPIVHKGEVVGMAVRTRKSVQPVYVSPGHLMDLPTAVELVLRVSPKYREPETTRHAHRMVNALRRADGEAAELE from the coding sequence ATGGAACTGTCGGCTCCGATGCATCGCTGGGACGTCACGCCGACGGAGGCCGTGGCGCTCCAGCGCGAGCTCCGGGAACGGGTGGTGCTCCAACCCCCACCCGGTCTGAAGGTGGAGCGCGTCGCCGGGGCGGACGTGTCCACGGAGAAGGGGCGGGACACGGGCTTCGGTGGAATCGTGGTGCTGGACGCCGGCACGCTGGTCCCCGTGGCCCAGGCGGGTTCGGCGGTGACCCTCGGGTTTCCGTATGTGCCGGGGCTGCTCTCGTTCCGGGAGCTGCCCGTGGTGGCCGTCGCGTGGGAGCGGCTCTCGATGCGGCCCGACGTCCTCATCTTCGACGGGCACGGCATCGCCCATCCGCGGCGGCTGGGCATCGCGAGCCATGGTGGGCTCCTGTTCGGCATCCCCTCCATCGGCTGCGCCAAGTCCCTGCTCGTCGGCACGCACGGCAAGCTGGGAGACGCGCGCGGGTCCACGTCGCCCATCGTCCACAAGGGCGAGGTGGTGGGCATGGCGGTCCGCACGCGCAAGTCGGTGCAGCCCGTCTACGTCTCACCGGGGCACCTGATGGACCTGCCCACGGCGGTGGAGCTGGTCCTGCGGGTGAGCCCGAAGTACCGCGAGCCGGAGACGACGCGCCACGCGCATCGGATGGTGAACGCGCTGCGCCGCGCGGACGGCGAGGCCGCGGAGCTGGAGTGA
- a CDS encoding metallophosphoesterase produces MSPRTIVIGDLHGCHDEALELLAKVGATSSDRVIFAGDLVDRGPKRRECVELAMRHEAILGNHEETTLQQRHRAAERLNPDHLETRQVLEPEHYEWMARLPHYLRLPEHNAVVVHAGMMPGLPVEAQDPYHLLHAQCIQPPGKKSYWPSKAPQGWTFWTHHWKGPERVIFGHTVFDQPLVTEHAVGIDTGCVYGRSLTAVVLPTWELVSVPARKTYRGGKDVAKFPVHGDVCVYS; encoded by the coding sequence ATGTCCCCCCGCACCATCGTCATCGGAGACCTCCATGGCTGCCACGACGAGGCCCTGGAGCTGCTCGCCAAGGTGGGGGCCACCTCCAGCGACCGCGTCATCTTCGCGGGGGACCTGGTGGACCGGGGGCCCAAGCGCCGGGAGTGCGTGGAGCTGGCCATGCGGCACGAGGCCATCCTGGGCAACCACGAGGAGACGACGCTGCAGCAGCGCCACCGCGCCGCCGAGCGGCTGAATCCCGACCACCTGGAGACCCGTCAGGTGCTCGAGCCCGAGCACTACGAGTGGATGGCCCGGCTGCCCCACTACCTGCGGCTGCCCGAGCACAACGCCGTCGTCGTCCACGCCGGGATGATGCCCGGCCTGCCCGTGGAGGCGCAGGACCCGTACCACCTGCTCCACGCGCAGTGCATCCAGCCGCCCGGCAAGAAGAGCTACTGGCCCTCCAAGGCACCGCAGGGGTGGACGTTCTGGACCCACCACTGGAAGGGCCCGGAGCGGGTCATCTTCGGACACACCGTGTTCGACCAGCCGCTCGTCACCGAGCACGCGGTGGGCATCGACACGGGGTGTGTCTACGGACGCTCCCTGACGGCGGTGGTGCTGCCGACCTGGGAACTCGTCTCGGTGCCAGCCCGGAAGACGTACCGGGGTGGCAAGGACGTGGCGAAGTTCCCGGTGCATGGCGACGTGTGCGTCTACTCGTGA
- a CDS encoding zf-HC2 domain-containing protein, producing MLKPHLTRDAAEQYILGALAPEKAAALEAHTLECEPCALLLQEEALLSEQLNEVAQDWPAREERVTRPVLWHTRRAAAGGAIAALAASLALVLLPGGKATQSRELEPGDVLPPSLALGLDEDAPPTNVVACPDLATQAFCTRKAAERGLLVMTPSGIAEVPRYEARTGLPEGALSARQPVSL from the coding sequence ATGCTTAAGCCCCACCTGACCCGCGACGCCGCGGAGCAGTACATCCTGGGCGCGCTCGCCCCGGAGAAGGCGGCGGCGTTGGAGGCCCACACGCTGGAGTGTGAGCCTTGCGCCCTGCTGCTGCAGGAAGAGGCGCTCCTGTCCGAACAGCTCAACGAGGTCGCCCAGGACTGGCCCGCGCGCGAGGAGCGCGTGACGCGCCCCGTGCTCTGGCACACGCGCCGCGCGGCGGCGGGGGGCGCCATCGCGGCCCTGGCGGCCTCGCTGGCCCTGGTGCTGCTGCCCGGGGGCAAGGCCACGCAGTCGCGGGAGCTGGAGCCGGGAGACGTGCTGCCGCCCTCGCTGGCGCTCGGCTTGGACGAGGACGCGCCGCCGACGAACGTGGTGGCCTGTCCGGACCTGGCCACGCAGGCGTTCTGCACGCGCAAGGCGGCGGAGCGGGGCCTGCTGGTCATGACCCCCTCGGGCATCGCCGAGGTCCCCCGCTATGAGGCCCGGACGGGCCTCCCCGAGGGCGCGCTGAGCGCGCGCCAGCCCGTGTCGCTGTGA
- a CDS encoding HesA/MoeB/ThiF family protein — MRIVFCGVGAIGSQAAVLCRNLEATLVFIDFDRVESKNLLSQAYVKPSAGKNKAEALKLQLLNLHGVKAESFGVRVTRDNVAALCGGADLVVDCFDNQDSRLLLSGFAREVGKPLVHGAVSADGTFGLVRWDERFTPDAEDTAGQATCEGGAHLPLLGLLAATLARAIQDFVDHGTRRDALVNLSAVVPTAGT, encoded by the coding sequence ATGCGAATCGTCTTCTGTGGCGTGGGGGCCATCGGCTCGCAGGCGGCCGTGCTGTGCCGCAACCTGGAGGCCACGTTGGTGTTCATCGACTTCGACCGCGTGGAGTCCAAGAACCTGCTCTCGCAGGCCTACGTGAAGCCCTCGGCGGGGAAGAACAAGGCCGAGGCGCTCAAGCTCCAGCTCCTCAACCTGCACGGCGTGAAGGCGGAGTCCTTCGGCGTGCGCGTCACCCGCGACAACGTGGCGGCGCTGTGCGGCGGCGCGGACCTGGTGGTGGACTGCTTCGACAACCAGGACAGCCGCCTGCTGCTCTCCGGGTTCGCTCGCGAGGTTGGCAAGCCGCTGGTTCACGGCGCGGTGAGCGCGGATGGAACCTTCGGTCTGGTGCGCTGGGACGAGCGCTTCACGCCGGACGCCGAGGACACCGCCGGACAGGCCACCTGCGAGGGCGGCGCGCACCTGCCGCTGTTGGGATTGCTGGCCGCGACGCTGGCTCGCGCCATCCAGGACTTCGTCGACCACGGCACTCGACGCGACGCCCTGGTGAACCTGTCGGCCGTCGTCCCCACCGCGGGCACGTGA
- a CDS encoding AraC family transcriptional regulator yields MDFRKNLAALLLALAAPAALAEPSGSTPKLPVGWYVTESAPKRYEAGVDTSAPCEGGRSAYLRSLSLDEAGYGTFMQAFGAQDFRGKRLRFSAATRVKDVDGWAGLWMRVEGPDPKQPLAFDNMQSRALVGTRGCKRHEVVLDVPKEATTIMAGLIMSGTGQAWLDGVRFEVVDESVAVTDLLASRPLVASTGPAGLDEPSPVSKNDQLPVGRVGDIWFNNGRIAAAKPYTRRQDGVWVSILSEEIYEHGIAVTGTFGQRQVDLRVKAGTSLTQIEGSWGEEPVSIQLSPDALTMKWGRLTRHLRRDKDAPVDSTCNRYAATEGPRVLDLVDVCGAALSTRPPTAQLVLSFLDNGFRRVVPSRNFPIPQPPVRSREALNTPTASPPPQ; encoded by the coding sequence ATGGACTTCCGGAAGAATCTCGCCGCCCTGCTGCTCGCCCTGGCCGCGCCCGCGGCCCTGGCCGAGCCGTCGGGCAGCACCCCGAAGCTGCCGGTGGGCTGGTACGTCACGGAGAGCGCTCCCAAGCGCTACGAGGCGGGGGTGGACACCAGCGCCCCGTGCGAGGGCGGTCGCAGCGCGTACCTGCGCTCGCTGAGCCTCGACGAGGCGGGCTACGGCACCTTCATGCAGGCCTTCGGCGCGCAGGACTTCCGCGGCAAGCGGCTGCGCTTCTCCGCCGCCACGCGCGTGAAGGACGTGGATGGCTGGGCCGGGCTGTGGATGCGCGTGGAGGGACCGGACCCCAAGCAGCCGCTCGCCTTCGACAACATGCAGTCGCGCGCGCTCGTGGGCACCCGCGGCTGCAAGCGCCACGAGGTGGTGCTGGACGTGCCCAAGGAGGCCACCACCATCATGGCCGGCCTCATCATGAGCGGCACGGGCCAGGCGTGGCTGGACGGCGTGCGCTTCGAAGTCGTCGACGAGTCGGTCGCCGTGACGGACCTGCTCGCCTCGCGTCCGCTGGTGGCCAGCACCGGCCCCGCCGGCCTGGACGAGCCCTCGCCCGTCTCGAAGAACGACCAGCTCCCCGTGGGCCGCGTGGGCGACATCTGGTTCAACAACGGCCGCATCGCGGCGGCCAAGCCGTACACGCGGCGCCAGGACGGCGTCTGGGTGAGCATCCTCTCCGAGGAGATCTACGAGCACGGCATCGCCGTGACGGGCACCTTCGGCCAGCGGCAGGTGGACCTCCGCGTGAAGGCGGGCACCTCGCTCACCCAAATCGAGGGAAGCTGGGGCGAGGAGCCCGTCAGCATCCAGCTCAGCCCGGACGCGCTCACCATGAAGTGGGGACGGCTGACGCGGCACCTGCGGCGGGACAAGGACGCGCCGGTGGACAGCACGTGCAACCGCTACGCGGCCACCGAGGGTCCCCGCGTGCTGGACCTCGTCGACGTGTGCGGCGCCGCGCTGAGCACCCGCCCGCCCACCGCGCAGCTCGTGCTGAGCTTCCTCGACAACGGCTTCCGCCGCGTCGTCCCCTCGCGCAACTTCCCCATTCCGCAGCCGCCCGTCCGCAGCCGCGAGGCGCTCAACACCCCGACCGCCAGCCCGCCGCCGCAGTAG